The Ruania alba genome has a window encoding:
- a CDS encoding arylsulfatase, whose protein sequence is MRPAPDRPRRPNVVIILADDLGYSDIGSYGGEINTPNLDALAARGVRMSQFYNTARCAPSRASLLTGLHPHQTGIGVLVNDDGPGGYPGRLNDRCVTIAEVLGGAGYSTYMCGKWHVTGERDRPDDSWPTRRGFDHFFGTIDGAANYWNPVTLTRDETPVAERELPEDFFYTDAISDAAAEFITAHDGEDPFFMYVAYTAPHWPLHAREEDIEAYRGRYDGGWDELRRQRHDRLKSEGIVKEHWPLSERDPDVPAWDEVDQKEWQARRMEVYAAQVEVMDAGIGRIIATLEDQEVGEDTIVLFLSDNGGCAEGMRPGYLDEAPSRLASMLPYTRDGERVFRGNVPEVMPGPESTYASYGRGWANLSNTPFREYKHWVHEGGIATPLIASWPAGLTAPGVVRERPHQLPDIMATILEVTGATYPRERGGHPVHALEGISMLATWRGEADGPERPLFWEHEGNAALRHGRWKLVRKYPGLWELYDIETDRTERHDLASVRPDMVDRLADAYQEWADRCGVIPRDRILALAER, encoded by the coding sequence ATGAGGCCAGCACCGGACCGGCCACGGCGACCCAACGTCGTCATCATTCTCGCCGACGATCTCGGGTACTCCGACATCGGCAGCTACGGCGGTGAGATCAACACCCCGAACCTGGACGCTCTTGCCGCCCGTGGCGTGCGGATGTCGCAGTTCTACAACACTGCCCGGTGCGCACCATCGCGAGCCTCGCTGCTGACTGGGCTGCATCCGCACCAGACCGGGATCGGCGTACTGGTCAACGACGACGGCCCAGGCGGCTATCCGGGCAGATTGAATGACCGGTGCGTGACGATCGCGGAGGTGCTCGGCGGTGCCGGCTACTCGACCTACATGTGCGGGAAGTGGCACGTCACCGGCGAACGAGACCGGCCCGACGACTCCTGGCCGACCCGTCGCGGTTTCGATCACTTCTTCGGCACGATCGACGGTGCGGCGAACTACTGGAACCCGGTCACACTGACACGTGATGAGACACCCGTCGCGGAGCGTGAGCTCCCGGAGGACTTCTTCTACACCGACGCCATCAGTGATGCCGCCGCTGAGTTCATCACAGCGCACGACGGCGAGGATCCGTTCTTCATGTACGTCGCCTACACCGCCCCGCACTGGCCCCTGCATGCCCGGGAGGAGGACATCGAGGCCTACCGGGGACGCTACGACGGCGGGTGGGACGAACTACGTCGGCAGCGGCACGATCGGCTGAAGTCAGAAGGCATCGTGAAGGAGCACTGGCCGCTCTCGGAACGGGATCCTGACGTGCCGGCGTGGGACGAGGTCGACCAGAAGGAGTGGCAGGCCCGTCGGATGGAGGTGTACGCGGCGCAGGTGGAGGTGATGGACGCCGGCATCGGCCGCATCATCGCGACTCTCGAGGACCAGGAGGTGGGCGAGGACACGATCGTGTTGTTCCTCTCCGACAACGGCGGCTGTGCCGAGGGCATGCGGCCGGGTTACCTCGACGAAGCGCCCAGCCGGCTGGCGAGCATGCTGCCGTACACCCGCGACGGCGAGCGCGTCTTCCGCGGCAACGTTCCCGAGGTGATGCCCGGGCCGGAGTCGACCTATGCAAGCTACGGGCGCGGCTGGGCGAATCTGTCCAACACGCCGTTCCGGGAGTACAAGCACTGGGTGCACGAAGGCGGGATCGCCACCCCACTCATCGCCAGCTGGCCGGCGGGCCTCACCGCTCCGGGTGTGGTCCGCGAACGTCCGCACCAGCTGCCCGACATCATGGCCACGATCCTGGAGGTCACCGGTGCCACCTATCCGCGGGAGCGTGGCGGCCATCCGGTGCATGCGCTCGAGGGGATCAGCATGCTCGCGACCTGGCGGGGAGAGGCAGATGGTCCAGAACGCCCGTTGTTCTGGGAGCACGAGGGGAATGCGGCCCTGCGCCATGGCCGGTGGAAGCTTGTACGCAAGTATCCCGGGCTCTGGGAGCTGTACGACATAGAGACTGATCGCACCGAGCGGCACGACCTGGCGTCGGTGCGGCCGGACATGGTCGATCGTCTGGCCGATGCCTACCAGGAATGGGCCGACCGGTGCGGGGTGATCCCTCGAGACCGGATCCTTGCACTCGCCGAGAGGTGA
- a CDS encoding ROK family protein, translating to MNQFRAGRPSGPDQEATSGYATTAVLRRANLAAVLAELRYGAGLARSQLATRTGLTTATVTRLTGTLLQKGVLVEDAAVPSGSPGRPLVPVRISGDYVVIAVHIGALSTRLGVVDLLGRVSHTEHSPHRDSSAERELPQIIAAVRALIARIPQTVIGIGVSTGGWVNHQSGRIIEHPTMDWRDVPVTGELEHATGLPTRVAANEFAGVLAERLFGNSPHVENLVYLFVGNVVAMAALSHGRIVQGAHHAAGVVDHLSVGEETAHRCRCGRMDCLNAATSQMAVVADATEAGLLAPHDTDPMDHLLEAADDGNAAAAALLHQRAHRVGRAAARLIELFDPEILVVGGTLDTPTYLTDIWAGVEEALDSRVTRDVQTLVRAPSFGNQEFTVSPAAVLLDDFYRDPVDYIDL from the coding sequence GTGAACCAATTCCGTGCCGGCCGGCCCTCCGGCCCCGACCAGGAGGCGACGAGCGGCTACGCCACGACCGCCGTCCTGCGCCGGGCCAACCTCGCTGCGGTGCTCGCGGAGTTGAGGTACGGCGCCGGGCTGGCGCGGTCCCAGCTCGCCACCCGCACCGGTCTGACGACGGCCACCGTCACCCGTCTCACCGGCACGCTGCTGCAGAAGGGCGTGCTGGTCGAGGATGCGGCCGTCCCCAGCGGTTCGCCCGGGCGCCCGCTCGTGCCGGTCCGGATCAGTGGGGACTATGTGGTGATCGCGGTGCATATCGGCGCGCTCTCGACGCGGCTGGGCGTCGTGGACCTGCTCGGGCGGGTCAGCCATACCGAGCACTCCCCGCACCGGGACAGCAGCGCCGAACGCGAGCTGCCACAGATCATCGCCGCCGTGCGGGCCCTCATCGCGCGGATCCCCCAGACGGTGATTGGGATCGGCGTCTCCACCGGCGGTTGGGTGAACCATCAGAGCGGACGGATCATCGAGCACCCGACCATGGACTGGCGCGACGTGCCCGTCACCGGCGAGCTCGAGCATGCGACCGGGCTGCCGACCCGGGTGGCCGCCAACGAGTTCGCCGGCGTGCTGGCAGAGCGGCTGTTCGGCAACAGCCCGCACGTGGAGAACCTCGTCTACCTGTTCGTCGGCAACGTCGTCGCGATGGCGGCGCTCTCCCACGGTCGGATTGTGCAAGGGGCCCACCATGCTGCCGGGGTGGTGGACCACCTCAGTGTCGGTGAGGAGACAGCACACCGGTGCCGGTGTGGACGGATGGACTGCCTGAACGCTGCCACGAGCCAGATGGCGGTGGTGGCCGACGCCACCGAGGCGGGCCTCCTGGCACCCCATGACACCGATCCGATGGACCACCTGCTCGAGGCGGCCGACGACGGCAACGCGGCCGCCGCTGCCCTGCTGCACCAGCGGGCCCATCGCGTCGGCCGCGCCGCCGCTCGCCTGATCGAGCTCTTCGACCCCGAGATCCTGGTCGTCGGCGGCACCCTGGACACACCGACGTACCTGACCGACATCTGGGCCGGGGTGGAGGAAGCGCTCGACTCCCGGGTGACGCGTGACGTCCAGACGCTGGTGCGTGCGCCCTCGTTCGGGAACCAAGAGTTCACCGTGTCCCCGGCCGCCGTGCTCCTGGACGACTTCTACCGCGACCCGGTCGATTACATCGATCTGTGA
- a CDS encoding ion transporter: protein MTDTAPEETTQEKWARRFGLPVLVAALAAVPALFLTLLPEPWTTVGLVVNIVSGAVLTAETVVLFVVSADKRAWLRRQWWLVLLTVLIVIGVVLALGPVQILRLVRVVAALRVLGVRRILRSGQVLVNRVERVRPVLPRGIAAVLVLAFSTVVLVNPDSPSRRLLADLLPSGTGAAVAVVGGLGLAVATWLVLRGRPDEEEPGLDEATAQREAGQE, encoded by the coding sequence GTGACGGACACGGCACCCGAGGAGACAACGCAGGAGAAGTGGGCCCGCAGGTTCGGGCTGCCGGTGCTGGTGGCTGCGCTGGCGGCGGTACCTGCCCTGTTCCTCACCCTGCTGCCGGAGCCGTGGACGACGGTGGGTCTGGTGGTCAATATCGTCTCCGGTGCGGTGCTCACTGCCGAGACGGTGGTGCTGTTCGTGGTCTCGGCGGACAAGCGGGCCTGGCTGCGACGGCAGTGGTGGCTGGTGCTGCTCACCGTGCTCATCGTCATCGGCGTGGTGCTGGCGCTGGGCCCGGTGCAGATCCTGCGGCTGGTGCGGGTGGTCGCGGCGCTGCGGGTGCTCGGCGTGCGCCGGATCCTGCGCTCCGGCCAGGTGCTGGTGAACCGGGTGGAACGGGTGCGCCCGGTGCTGCCGCGCGGGATCGCCGCCGTGCTGGTGCTGGCCTTCTCCACCGTGGTGCTGGTGAACCCGGACTCCCCCAGCCGTCGATTGCTCGCCGACCTGCTTCCCTCTGGGACCGGTGCCGCGGTGGCGGTGGTCGGCGGGCTCGGGTTGGCGGTGGCGACGTGGCTGGTGCTGCGCGGGCGGCCGGACGAGGAGGAGCCTGGGTTGGACGAGGCGACCGCCCAGCGCGAGGCCGGACAGGAGTAG
- a CDS encoding transglutaminase-like domain-containing protein, producing MRRTVTTELNLTAGVGSTQLALMIAVAHVPGLAIDDELAVHMDGAPVDVVDVGTPHCGVLHLVDLTRADGAAGAVTVRYRAQVDGDPADAAEQSPEPGATDLLTYLRPSRYAESDQLLPTARREFAGTSGLELVHAVADWVGERLFYVPGSSRVTDGAVSTFLQGQGVCRDYAHLVVAVLRSMDVPARLAAVYAPGLRPMDFHAVAEAWVDGHWHVVDATRLAPRRALLRVATGRDAADTAFLSAYGAGIRMGKQAVTATVDGQLPVEDRGAAVRMP from the coding sequence GTGCGCCGCACCGTCACCACTGAGCTGAACCTCACCGCTGGGGTCGGCTCCACCCAGCTGGCGCTGATGATCGCCGTGGCGCACGTGCCCGGGCTGGCGATCGACGACGAACTCGCCGTGCACATGGACGGTGCGCCCGTGGACGTGGTGGACGTGGGCACCCCGCACTGCGGTGTGCTGCACCTGGTGGACCTGACCCGTGCCGACGGTGCTGCTGGAGCCGTGACCGTGCGGTATCGCGCCCAGGTGGACGGCGATCCCGCCGATGCCGCCGAGCAGTCGCCTGAGCCGGGTGCCACCGACCTGCTGACCTACCTGCGCCCGAGCCGGTACGCCGAGTCCGACCAGCTGTTGCCCACGGCGCGGCGGGAGTTCGCGGGGACGAGCGGCCTGGAGCTGGTGCACGCGGTGGCCGACTGGGTGGGCGAGCGCCTGTTCTACGTGCCCGGGTCCAGCCGGGTGACCGACGGCGCGGTCTCGACGTTCCTGCAGGGGCAGGGAGTGTGCCGGGACTACGCCCACCTGGTGGTTGCAGTGCTGCGGTCGATGGACGTGCCGGCGCGGCTGGCTGCGGTGTATGCGCCGGGGCTGCGCCCGATGGACTTTCACGCTGTGGCCGAGGCGTGGGTGGACGGGCACTGGCACGTGGTGGACGCCACCCGGCTGGCGCCGCGCCGGGCGCTGCTGCGGGTGGCCACCGGGAGGGACGCGGCGGATACCGCGTTCCTGTCCGCCTACGGTGCCGGGATCCGGATGGGGAAGCAGGCCGTGACGGCCACCGTGGACGGGCAGCTTCCGGTCGAGGACCGGGGCGCGGCGGTGCGGATGCCGTGA
- a CDS encoding D-arabinono-1,4-lactone oxidase, whose translation MTAHTWRNWSGTVTAHPVRVLAPRDEGEVADAVRHAAETGSRIRVVGAGHSFTPAAATDGILLHLDHLDAVEHTGTPAPDGSRLVQVGAGIRLRALCRELAQRGLAMENMGDIDAQSLAGAISTGTHGTGARLGGLATQVRGLRVVTADGQVREVGPESPDGGASLFELARLGLGTAGVLTAVTLRCVPAFTLTATETPKRLDHVLESLDDLVAADHFEFYWFPHTELALTKTNTRGSSAPPLPPARRFLEDEVISNGLFEVTNRIATAAPSLTPHLNRLASRALSTRRYTATSHEVFVSPRRVRFTEMEYAIPAEAVVPALREIQQWLHRSGENVPFPIEVRFAAADQVWLSTAYGRPTAYVAVHQYHRLPHARYFRAVEAIMRGYDGRPHWGKLHRRRASDLATTYPRWADVQRVRAAVGPWLFGNEYTDHVLGRLDR comes from the coding sequence ATGACGGCGCACACCTGGCGGAACTGGTCCGGCACGGTCACCGCGCACCCGGTGCGGGTGCTCGCGCCACGGGACGAGGGCGAAGTCGCCGACGCCGTCCGGCACGCTGCCGAGACCGGATCCCGCATCCGAGTGGTCGGGGCCGGGCACTCCTTCACCCCGGCCGCGGCCACTGACGGCATCTTGCTGCACCTGGACCACCTGGACGCCGTCGAACATACCGGCACCCCGGCACCGGACGGGTCCCGGCTGGTGCAGGTGGGCGCCGGGATCCGGCTGCGCGCCCTGTGCCGCGAGCTCGCCCAGCGCGGGCTGGCGATGGAGAACATGGGTGATATCGACGCCCAGTCCCTGGCGGGCGCGATCTCCACCGGCACCCACGGCACCGGGGCCCGTCTGGGCGGGTTGGCCACGCAGGTGCGTGGGCTGCGGGTGGTCACCGCCGATGGTCAGGTTCGCGAGGTCGGGCCGGAGTCTCCCGACGGCGGAGCCTCCCTCTTCGAGCTGGCTCGCCTCGGGCTGGGTACAGCCGGGGTGCTCACCGCGGTCACGCTGCGTTGCGTGCCTGCCTTCACGCTCACCGCGACCGAGACGCCGAAGCGCCTGGACCACGTGCTGGAGTCGCTGGACGATCTGGTTGCCGCCGACCACTTCGAGTTCTACTGGTTCCCGCACACCGAGCTGGCGCTGACGAAGACGAACACCCGCGGCTCCTCGGCTCCGCCGCTGCCTCCCGCCCGCCGGTTCCTCGAGGACGAGGTGATCAGCAACGGCCTGTTCGAGGTGACGAACCGGATCGCGACCGCGGCGCCGTCCCTGACCCCGCACCTGAACCGGCTCGCCTCCCGTGCGCTCTCGACACGTCGCTACACGGCCACCTCGCACGAGGTCTTCGTCTCCCCGCGCCGGGTGCGGTTCACGGAGATGGAGTATGCGATTCCCGCCGAGGCGGTGGTGCCGGCGCTGCGGGAGATCCAGCAGTGGCTGCACCGTAGCGGGGAGAACGTCCCCTTCCCGATCGAGGTGCGGTTTGCCGCCGCCGACCAGGTGTGGCTCTCGACGGCGTACGGTCGCCCGACCGCCTACGTGGCAGTGCACCAATACCACCGCCTCCCCCACGCCCGGTACTTCCGCGCAGTGGAGGCCATCATGCGCGGCTACGACGGGCGCCCGCACTGGGGGAAGCTGCACCGCCGTCGGGCCTCAGACCTGGCGACCACCTATCCGAGGTGGGCAGACGTGCAAAGGGTGCGGGCCGCCGTCGGGCCGTGGTTGTTCGGCAATGAGTACACCGATCATGTGCTGGGCCGGCTGGACCGGTAA
- a CDS encoding sulfate adenylyltransferase subunit 1 has product MGATTDTTTGDTSSPGTLTWSTVTEQATTSEHDLATDPTAVDPDAVDPTAAGTLLRLATAGSVDDGKSTLVGRLLYDSKSVLADQWESIERVSTDRGQDTADLALLTDGLRAEREQGITIDVAYRYFATATRSFILADCPGHVQYTRNTVTGASTADAVVLLIDARKGVLEQTRRHLAVVGLLRVPHVVVAVNKIDLVDYSRERFTELAEEIRDAATALGVPHVHPIPVSALVGDNVVTPATDSMPWYEGPSLLELLEALPVADSPGGEPFRLPVQSVLRPQAAAVSEEYREYRGYAGQIAAGVVRVGDTVVVLPSGKYTQVEGIDTPDGELAEAFAPQSVSLRLSDEIDIARGDLIAAAEGAPSGTKEITGTVSWLSDQPLRPGARVLLKQTTRTVRAIVSEVTGRLDLLSAAPEPAEQLELNDIGTLRIKLADAVVAEDYKRSRRTGAFLLIDAHDGNTLAAGMVGTP; this is encoded by the coding sequence ATGGGCGCCACCACCGACACCACGACAGGCGACACCTCCTCCCCCGGCACTCTCACCTGGAGCACTGTGACCGAGCAAGCCACGACCAGCGAGCACGACCTGGCCACGGACCCGACCGCCGTCGACCCGGACGCGGTGGACCCCACGGCGGCCGGGACGCTGCTGCGCCTGGCCACCGCCGGTTCGGTGGACGACGGCAAGTCGACCCTGGTGGGCCGGCTGCTGTACGACTCCAAGTCGGTGCTGGCCGACCAGTGGGAGTCGATCGAGCGGGTGTCCACCGACCGTGGTCAGGACACCGCCGACCTGGCCCTGCTGACCGACGGGCTGCGTGCCGAGCGCGAGCAGGGCATCACGATCGACGTGGCCTACCGGTACTTCGCCACTGCCACGCGTTCCTTCATCCTGGCCGATTGCCCCGGGCACGTGCAGTACACCCGGAACACGGTGACCGGTGCCTCCACAGCGGATGCCGTGGTGCTGCTGATCGACGCCCGCAAGGGGGTGCTCGAGCAGACCAGGCGCCACCTCGCCGTCGTGGGCCTGCTCCGGGTGCCGCACGTGGTGGTGGCCGTGAACAAGATCGACCTGGTGGACTACTCACGTGAGCGGTTCACCGAGCTCGCCGAGGAGATTCGCGACGCCGCCACCGCGCTCGGGGTGCCGCACGTGCACCCGATCCCGGTCTCGGCGCTGGTGGGCGACAACGTGGTGACCCCGGCGACCGACTCGATGCCCTGGTACGAGGGCCCGAGCCTCCTGGAGCTGCTGGAGGCGCTCCCGGTGGCCGACAGCCCCGGTGGCGAACCGTTCCGGCTGCCGGTGCAGTCGGTGCTGCGCCCCCAGGCAGCCGCCGTCTCGGAGGAGTACCGGGAGTACCGCGGGTACGCCGGCCAGATTGCCGCTGGTGTGGTGCGGGTGGGCGACACCGTGGTGGTGCTGCCCAGTGGCAAGTACACCCAGGTGGAGGGGATCGACACCCCGGACGGCGAGCTGGCGGAGGCGTTCGCGCCACAGTCGGTGAGTCTGCGGTTGAGCGACGAGATCGACATCGCGCGCGGTGATCTGATCGCGGCCGCTGAGGGGGCGCCGTCGGGCACCAAGGAGATCACCGGCACGGTGAGCTGGCTCAGCGATCAGCCGTTGCGCCCCGGCGCCCGGGTGCTGCTCAAGCAGACCACCCGCACCGTGCGCGCGATCGTCTCCGAGGTGACCGGGCGGCTCGACCTGCTCAGCGCCGCCCCGGAGCCGGCCGAGCAGCTGGAGCTGAACGACATCGGCACGCTGCGGATCAAGCTGGCGGACGCCGTCGTGGCGGAGGACTACAAGCGCTCCCGCCGCACCGGTGCGTTCCTGCTGATCGACGCCCACGACGGGAACACCCTCGCCGCGGGGATGGTCGGCACCCCGTAG